In Populus alba chromosome 9, ASM523922v2, whole genome shotgun sequence, a genomic segment contains:
- the LOC118053764 gene encoding kinesin-like protein KIN-5D, with protein sequence MDSSSSSQQRRRGGGMVSPSPSPSHTPRSTDKSARDLRSGDFNSNSSSKHDKEKGVNVQVIVRCRPLNEDELRVHTPVVISCNEGRREVSALQNIANKQIDRTFLFDKVFGPASKQKDLYDLAVSPIVYEVLEGYNCTIFAYGQTGTGKTYTMEGGARKKNGEFPSDAGVIPRAVKQIFEILEAQNAEYNMKVTFLELYNEEITDLLAQEETPKFVDDKSKKPVALMEDGKGGVLIRGLEEEIVCTANEIYKILDKGSAKRRTAETLLNKQSSRSHSIFSITIHIKECTPEGEEMIKCGKLNLVDLAGSENISRSGAREGRAREAGEINKSLLTLGRVINTLVERSGHIPYRDSKLTRLLRDSLGGKTKTCIIATISPSIQSLEETLSTLDYAHRAKNIKNKPEINQKMMKSAMIKDLYSEIDRLKQEVYAAREKNGIYIPRDRYLQDEAEKKEMAEKIERMELDSESKDKQFLEIQELHNSQLHLTADLSEKLDKTEKKLEETENSLVDLEEKHRQANITIKEKEFFISNLLKSEKGLVERAFELRSELENAASDVSSLFAKIERKDKIEDGNRVLTQKFQSQLTQQLEILHKTVAASMTQQEKQLKGMEEDMQSFVSIKAEATEELRGRVGKLKTMYGSGIKALDDMAKELEENSRSTCGSLNSEVSKHSHAVEGFFQRIASEADVLINDLQSNLQMQQEKLSAYAQQQHEAHSRAVETARSVSKVIVNFVKTLDMHASNLTQIVEEAQIVNDHKLSELEKKFEGCAANEERQLLEKVAELLESSNTRKKKLVQMAVHELRESANSRTNKLQQEMSTMQDTTSSIKAEWTVHMEKTESHHFEDTSAVESGRKVLEEVLHNCLNKAKMGAQQWRNAQESLLILEKSNVASVDSIVRGGTEANQILRGQFSSTVSAAVEDVDIANNNLLSSIEHSLNLDHDACGNFNSMVLPCCEDLRELKGSHYHKIVEITENAGKCLLDEYVVDEPSCSTPRKRSFNLPTIASIEELRTPAFEELLKSIWDAKSAKQVNGDIKHVVAAYEAAQSLRDPRVPLTAIN encoded by the exons AtggattcttcttcttcatcgcagcagagaagaagaggaggaggtaTGGTTTCGCCATCGCCATCGCCATCACATACTCCGCGATCAACTGATAAGTCAGCAAGAGATCTGCGATCTGGGGACTTTAATTCCAATTCCAGCAGTAAACATGATAAAGAAAAGGGTGTCAATGTGCAGGTCATTGTGCGTTGCAG GCCACTAAATGAGGATGAGTTGAGGGTTCACACTCCGGTGGTGATTTCATGTAATGAGGGTAGAAGGGAAGTGTCAGCTCTTCAGAATATTGCTAACAAGCAGATTGATAGAACTTTTCTTTTTGACAAG GTTTTTGGCCCAGCATCCAAACAGAAGGACTTGTATGATTTGGCAGTGTCTCCAATTGTGTATGAAGTTCTTGAAGGTTATAACTGCACCATCTTTGCATATGGACAGACAGGAACAGGGAAGACATACACAATGGAAGGAGGAGCCAGGAAAAAG AATGGAGAGTTTCCAAGTGATGCCGGTGTTATACCAAGAGCAGTTAAacaaatttttgaaatattagaaGCTCAAAATGCCGAGTATAACATGAAAGTTACCTTTTTAGAGCTGTACAATGAGGAAATAACGGATCTTTTGGCCCAAGAAGAAACTCCAAAATTTGTTGATGACAAATCTAAGAAACCCGTAGCTCTTATGGAAGATGGAAAAGGAGGTGTTCTTATAAGAGGCTTGGAAGAAGAGATAGTATGTACTGCTAATGAAATTTACAAAATCTTGGATAAGGGCTCTGCTAAAAGGCGCACAGCTGAGACTCTTCTTAACAAGCAAAGCAGTCGCTCTCACTCAATATTTTCCATCACCATTCACATTAAAGAATGTACTCCAGAGGGGGAAGAGATGATCAAATGTGGAAAGCTGAATCTTGTTGATCTTGCTGGTTCTGAGAATATTTCCCGCTCTGGTGCCCGAGAG GGGAGAGCAAGGGAAGCAGGGGAGATTAATAAAAGCTTGCTTACACTTGGTCGTGTGATCAATACTCTTGTTGAGCGTTCTGGTCATATTCCATATAG GGATAGCAAACTAACCAGGCTATTGAGGGATTCGCTGGGTGGGAAAACAAAGACATGTATAATCGCCACGATATCACCCTCTATTCAGAGTCTGGAAGAAACACTCAGCACTCTAGATTATGCACACCGtgctaaaaatataaagaacaaaCCAGAG ATAAatcaaaagatgatgaaatcCGCAATGATCAAGGATCTATATTCTGAAATTGACCGACTGAAGCAAG aGGTATATGCTGCCAGAGAGAAAAATGGAATCTATATACCACGAGATCGTTATCTTCAAGACGAGGCTGAAAAGAAG GAAATGGCTGAAAAAATAGAACGCATGGAACTTGATTCAGAATCCAAGGACAAA CAATTTTTGGAGATCCAGGAACTCCACAATTCTCAGCTACATTTGACAGCAGATTTAAGTGAAAAACTAGATAAAACTGAG aaaaagCTCGAGGAAACTGAAAATTCATTAGTAGATCTGGAAGAAAAACACAGACAAGCAAACATAACTATAAAGGAGAAggaattttttatatctaatctCCTCAAATCTG AGAAAGGGCTAGTTGAGCGTGCATTTGAGCTTCGATCAGAGCTAGAAAATGCTGCATCAGATGTGTCCAGTTTATTTGCCAAAATTG AAcgcaaggataaaattgaagacGGAAACAGGGTACTTACACAGAAATTCCAGTCCCAGTTGACCCAACAACTTGAGATCTTACATAAGACTGTGGCAGCCTCAATGACTCAACAAGAGAAGCAACTGAAAGGCATGGAGGAAGATATGCAGTCCTTTGTATCGATAAAGGCTGAG GCTACTGAAGAACTTCGAGGAAGGGTCGGAAAGCTGAAAACGATGTATGGATCAGGTATCAAAGCTTTGGATGATATGGCTAAGGAGCTTGAGGAAAACTCTCGGTCTACTTGTGGTAGTCTGAATTCTGAAGTTTCCAAGCATTCGCATGCTGTTGAGGGT TTCTTCCAAAGAATTGCTTCAGAAGCTGATGTGTTAATTAATGATCTTCAAAGCAATCTTCAGATGCAACAGGAAAAGCTAAGTGCATATGCACAACAGCAGCATGAG GCACATTCCAGAGCGGTAGAAACTGCACGATCAGTTTCGAAAGTCATAGTTAACTTCGTCAAGACTCtagacatgcatgcatccaacTTGACCCAAATTGTGGAAGAAGCACAAATAGTCAATGATCACAAATTGTCTGAACTAGAAAAGAAGTTTGAG GGGTGTGCTGCGAATGAAGAAAGGCAATTGTTGGAGAAAGTGGCGGAGCTGCTTGAAAGTTCAAACACGAGGAAGAAAAAACTA GTGCAAATGGCAGTGCATGAACTCCGGGAAAGTGCAAACAGTAGAACTAACAAACTGCAGCAAGAAATGTCAACAATGCAGGATACCACGTCTTCTATTAAAGCTGAATGGACAGTCCACATGGAAAAAACAGAGTCCCATCATTTTGAGGACACTTCTGCAGTGGAAAGTGGAAGGAAAGTCCTGGAGGAGGTTCTACATAACTG TTTAAATAAGGCCAAAATGGGTGCCCAACAGTGGAGGAATGCTCAAGAATCCTTGCTCATCCTAGAAAAAAGCAATGTTGCTTCTGTGGATTCCATTGTTAG GGGAGGAACCGAAGCCAACCAAATCCTTCGTGGACAGTTTTCTTCCACTGTATCAGCTGCAGTTGAGGATGTTGACATTGCGAATAATAATCTCCTCTCATCCATTGAAC ATTCATTAAATCTTGACCATGATGCTTGTGGAAATTTCAATTCCATGGTTTTACCTTGCTGTGAAGATCTGAGGGAACTAAAGGGTAGCCACTACCACAAGATTGTTGAAATTACAGAGAATGCTGGGAAATGTCTTCTGGATGAATACGTG GTGGACGAACCATCTTGTTCAACACCAAGAAAGAGGTCATTCAATCTGCCAACCATTGCATCAATTGAAGAGCTTAGAACTCCTGCTTTTGAAGAATTGTTGAAGTCAATCTGGGATGCGAAATCCGCAAAACAAGTAAATGGAGACATCAAACATGTTGTGGCAGCATACGAGGCTGCCCAATCCTTAAGAGACCCTAGAGTTCCTCTCACCGCTATTAACTGA
- the LOC118053763 gene encoding uncharacterized protein, translated as MAIEKNNFKVSNKLDAELSPDSRDTAMSSDEDEDEDDLRHQQRIGSDEDEEDDVDVEEGEDDEEFNDADSGAGSDDFDLLELGETRAEFCQFGNLTCSVPLELYDLPGLHDILSVDVWNDVLTEDDKFSLTKYLPDVDQDTFMRTLKELLEGGNFHFGSPINKLFQMLKGGLCEPRVALYRDGLYFFQQRQHYHLLRKHQNSMVSHLCQIRDAWHDCKGYSIGEKLRVLNIMKSHKSLMHENAEGELESGSSDQGEPGDRFWDRRVKDKKSASKFDRTLAYRVGSGLEFSSPVSLEVAKYGKHNPRGILKSAGSKVPSTRDVPGRFPSVYHGLGMTSSPHVSALTLSRQNKLAGYDSGDAPSLRDQMTTEKDDAEYAMYRMGVQRDRNTALGGDMVKSRVPKAGKKHDFLRTNRLAADSFMNLPLSSNNDLHAYGRDNNAGQLSEAKVFASNILNNRTKSESSKKTKYAENSPQFTVPDQMKYLKGQTLQLPLKGNRVDLSDHAEPICHSKNQGQVFSMDSTFKSNDWNMRSKKCRTGRESPDLNFKAHRALSPQVNDRIAPPQVTAKQSREKIRGSVIQNRRPEKRALKANRIYIKGEDTESDSSEQFDDEDDDGSNPLMKSKSAYPISIIEGSRSSFLKSSLGGKKASFIKKDVQENELAFDGIAHFSKKVSGFTEPVQIPRYLSKAKQKGKMHETHSSSARVLEDSSLAGLGKLKDDNDRNRIHRSGKIGQLRVESGERLRRSSSKAYPSDRKQKGEVSHDFIVDEEDDLLETQSDENALVRLRKKGRNMETYAHGQSDQPEALLLGCNSGMKKRKAKYNVMDMAGRDEDGNRHSNSVEQQIDDSISLKKKGKRKLEADDVIPDWETPEAPVTKTGVVEVELEAKPQKKPYTPITPTVHIGFSFSIIHLLSAVRLAMITPLSEDSLEVGKPTAELNRAHEGDNNGVLSNENTDVNKSDPAAPVKMPSLTVQEIVNHVRSNPMDPCILETQEPLQDLIRGVLKIFSSKTAPLGIKGWKALVFYDKSTKSWSWIGPVSHTLTDHDTIVEVTSPEYWGLPHKSCVKLVDSFANWLKSGQETLQQIGSLPAPPLSLMQCNLDEKERFRDLRAQKSLNTISPSSEEVRAYFRREEVLRYSIPDRAFSYTAADGKKSIVAPLRRCGGKPTSKARDHFMLKRDRPPHVTILCLVRDAAARLPGSIGTRADVCTLIRDSQYTVEDVSDAQVNQVVSGALDRLHYERDPCVQFDGERKLWVYLHRDREEEDFEDDGTSSTKKWKRQKKDPADLSDQGTVTVAFHGAGDQSGFDLGSDLNAEPPAADDDKRTDLVCSDVRQSAEDTVDTTHGLEQGSTYQGESMVWETLSLNPLQENKLICQEDSTNEDFDDETFERERADGILSTSLL; from the coding sequence GGGGAAACCAGGGCTGAGTTTTGCCAATTCGGGAATTTAACTTGCAGTGTTCCCCTTGAATTGTATGACCTTCCTGGATTGCATGACATATTGTCTGTTGATGTGTGGAATGATGTTTTAACCGAAGATGATAAATTTAGCCTCACTAAGTATTTACCTGACGTTGATCAGGACACCTTTATGCGAACCCTCAAAGAGCTTCTTGAGGGTGGGAATTTCCATTTTGGTAGTCCCATCAACAAATTGTTTCAGATGCTCAAGGGGGGGCTGTGTGAACCGAGGGTTGCCCTTTACAGAGATGGTTTGTATTTCTTTCAGCAAAGGCAGCATTACCATCTTTTGAGGAAGCATCAGAATAGTATGGTTAGTCATTTGTGCCAGATAAGAGATGCTTGGCATGATTGTAAAGGGTATAGCATTGGTGAGAAGCTTAGAGTTTTGAATATCATGAAGAGTCATAAGAGTTTGATGCATGAGAATGCGGAGGGAGAATTGGAGAGTGGCTCATCGGACCAAGGGGAACCAGGTGATAGGTTTTGGGACAGAAGGGTTAAAGATAAGAAGAGTGCATCCAAATTTGATCGTACTTTAGCATATCGCGTTGGTTCTGGTTTGGAATTTTCTTCACCAGTCAGTTTGGAAGTGGCAAAGTATGGAAAGCATAATCCCAGGGGCATACTGAAGTCAGCTGGGTCAAAAGTTCCTTCAACTAGAGATGTGCCGGGTCGATTTCCTTCTGTTTATCATGGTTTGGGGATGACTTCAAGTCCACATGTATCAGCATTGACACTTTCTAGGCAGAATAAGCTTGCTGGGTATGACTCAGGAGACGCACCCAGCCTAAGGGATCAAATGACAACTGAAAAGGATGATGCTGAATATGCAATGTACAGAATGGGCGTCCAACGAGATCGAAATACGGCACTTGGTGGTGATATGGTGAAGTCCAGGGTTCCAAAAGCAGGAAAGAAGCATGATTTCTTGAGAACTAACAGATTAGCTGCTGACAGTTTCATGAATTTGCCACTCTCTTCAAACAATGACTTGCATGCCTATGGTAGGGACAATAATGCAGGTCAGCTGTCCGAAGCTAAAGTGTTCGCATCAAATATTCTCAATAATCGGACCAAGTCCGAGTCTTCCAAAAAGACCAAGTATGCTGAAAATTCTCCGCAATTCACAGTTCCTGATCAGATGAAATATTTGAAAGGCCAAACTCTGCAGCTACCACTGAAAGGTAATCGGGTTGACTTATCAGATCATGCTGAACCAATTTGCCATAGCAAGAATCAAGGACAGGTTTTCTCTATGGATTCTACATTTAAATCTAATGATTGGAATATGAGAAGTAAGAAATGTAGGACGGGGAGAGAGTCCCCGGATCTTAATTTCAAAGCTCATCGAGCATTGTCGCCCCAGGTGAATGATAGAATTGCGCCGCCTCAGGTGACAGCAAAACAATCACGGGAGAAGATCAGAGGGAGTGTTATTCAGAATAGAAGACCAGAAAAGAGAGCATTGAAAGCTAACAGAATTTATATAAAAGGTGAAGATACAGAATCAGACTCATCCGAACAatttgatgatgaggatgatgatgGTAGCAATCCTTTGATGAAAAGCAAGTCAGCTTACCCCATCAGTATCATAGAAGGTTCTCGGTCATCCTTTTTGAAGTCTAGCTTAGGTGGTAAAAAGGCCTCCTTTATTAAGAAAGATGTGCAGGAGAATGAACTGGCTTTCGATGGAATCGCACACTTTTCCAAAAAGGTGAGTGGCTTTACTGAGCCTGTGCAAATTCCAAGATACTTATCAAAAGCTAAACAAAAGGGTAAGATGCATGAGACACATAGCTCCAGTGCTAGAGTTTTGGAAGACAGCTCTCTCGCTGGCCTGGGTAAACTAAAGGATGATAATGACAGAAACAGAATTCACAGATCTGGCAAGATTGGTCAGTTACGGGTGGAATCTGGTGAAAGGTTACGCAGGTCCTCATCGAAAGCCTACCCTTCTGACCGAAAGCAGAAAGGGGAAGTCAGCCATGATTTCATTGTTGACGAAGAGGATGATTTACTTGAAACACAGTCAGATGAAAATGCACTGGTTAGGTTGCGAAAGAAAGGACGGAACATGGAAACATATGCTCATGGTCAAAGTGACCAACCCGAGGCTTTGTTGCTTGGGTGCAACTCAGGGATGAAGAAACGGAAAGCAAAGTACAATGTGATGGACATGGCTGGCAGAGACGAAGATGGTAATAGGCATTCTAACAGTGTTGAGCAGCAAATTGACGACTCCAtttcattgaagaaaaaagggaaaaggaaattGGAAGCCGACGATGTTATTCCAGACTGGGAAACTCCTGAGGCACCTGTTACAAAAACAGGAGTGGTGGAAGTGGAGCTGGAAGCGAAACCTCAGAAAAAGCCATATACACCGATTACACCAACAGTTCATATTGGCTTCTCATTTTCCATTATACATCTCCTTTCAGCAGTTCGTTTGGCAATGATCACTCCTCTTTCAGAAGATTCCTTAGAGGTTGGCAAACCCACAGCAGAGCTGAACAGAGCACATGAAGGTGACAACAATGGGGTTCTTTCTAATGAGAATACAGATGTTAATAAATCAGACCCTGCCGCGCCAGTGAAAATGCCTTCTCTTACTGTACAGGAGATTGTTAACCATGTGAGATCAAACCCTATGGATCCCTGCATTCTCGAGACGCAGGAGCCACTCCAGGATTTGATCAGAGGAGTTCTCAAgatattttcatcaaaaacagCACCTCTAGGAATAAAGGGCTGGAAAGCACTTGTTTTTTATGACAAATCTACAAAAAGTTGGTCCTGGATTGGTCCAGTTTCTCACACTTTGACAGATCATGACACTATTGTTGAAGTGACGTCTCCTGAATATTGGGGCCTTCCTCACAAAAGTTGTGTCAAGTTGGTTGACTCTTTTGCTAATTGGCTGAAAAGCGGGCAAGAGACTCTTCAACAAATTGGAAGTCTTCCTGCACCGCCTCTGTCATTGATGCAATGTAACCTGGATGAGAAAGAGAGGTTCAGGGACTTGAGAGCTCAGAAAAGTCTCAATACTATCAGCCCGAGTTCTGAAGAAGTGAGAGCTTATTTTCGTAGGGAAGAAGTCCTGAGGTATTCGATTCCTGATAGGGCCTTCTCATACACTGCTGCTGATGGTAAAAAATCTATTGTTGCTCCCTTGAGGAGGTGTGGTGGTAAGCCAACTTCAAAAGCTCGAGACCATTTCATGCTGAAGCGTGATCGACCACCTCATGTTACGATTCTTTGTCTTGTGAGAGATGCAGCTGCTAGATTGCCAGGAAGTATTGGCACTAGAGCAGATGTTTGTACTTTGATACGAGACTCTCAGTATACTGTTGAAGACGTATCTGATGCACAAGTGAATCAAGTTGTCAGTGGAGCCTTGGATCGTTTGCATTATGAGCGTGATCCTTGTGTGCAATTTGATGGAGAAAGGAAATTGTGGGTTTACCTGCACAGAGatcgagaagaagaagattttgaaGATGACGGTACATCATCTACTAAGAAATGGAAGAGACAGAAAAAAGACCCTGCTGATCTATCCGATCAAGGAACAGTTACCGTTGCTTTTCATGGGGCAGGGGATCAATCTGGATTTGATTTGGGCTCTGACCTCAACGCTGAGCCACCAGCTGCTGATGATGATAAAAGAACAGATCTTGTTTGTAGTGATGTGAGACAGAGTGCGGAAGATACTGTTGACACCACTCATGGGCTCGAGCAAGGCAGCACATATCAGGGTGAATCAATGGTTTGGGAGACCCTGAGCTTAAATCCATTGCAAGAGAACAAATTGATATGTCAAGAAGATTCCACAAATGaagattttgatgatgaaaCATTTGAGAGAGAAAGGGCAGATGGAATCTTAAGTACAAGCttattatga